The DNA window GGCCCGGGCGATCTTAACAACTGCTTGCGAGGCAACGTCTTACGTGTGGGCGAATCCCCGGCACCGGCGCTGCCAGTAGTATGGGCGCCCGGGTGCCGGGCCCCTACGCAAGGAGTGCCTATGAAGCAGACGCGTCAGACCATAGAAGTGCAGGAGCCCCTCGGGATCGTGATCGCGGACGGCGCGCGCGCCGACGTGACGCCGCGATTCTTCGCGTTCGTCTGGGGCCCGGCCCCGGAGCCCGCGGTGGCCGAGGCCACGCCGGAGCCCCGCGCGGCCTGAGTCGCCATCGCGCGACCGGGCACGAGCCATCCTGAACGACGACGCCCCGCCGGCATGCCGGCGGGGCGTCGTCGTGTAGCGCCTACGAAAGTGCCCGACGCGTGCGATGCGCCGGGCGGAGCGACTCAGGCCGACTTCTTCGCGGCCGACTTGCGCGCCGTCGTCTTGCGGGTGGCCTTGCGCGCCGACGTCTTGCGCGCGCCGCCCTTCTTCGCCGCCGCGCGCTTGGTGCCGGCGCGCTTCGCGGTGGACTTCTTGGCGGCGGACTTGCGCGCCGTCGTCTTCTTCGCGCCGGTCGCCTTGCGCGCCGCGCCCTTCTTCGCCGCGCCGCGGGCGGCGGTCTTGCGCGTGCCGGCCTTCTTGGCGCTGGCGCGCTTCGCCGTCGACTTCTTCGCGGTGCCCTTCTTCGCCGCGCGCTTCGTGCCGCGCTTCGCGGCGCCCTTCTTGGCGGTCTTGGTAGCAGCCATGAGCTCTCCTGGTGCGGGTCGTTCCCGCGGTCCCCCGGTGGAACGCGGGCATCCCGACGGCGCGCGCACTCGGTGCGACGCGACGTCGAGACGGCGTGTGCCCGCGCGCGAGCGCGGCGGGCGAAGCTTCGGCGCGACGTCGGACGGCGGAGCTCCAGCCTCCGACGACGCGCGGTGTGTTGACGCGGGGTGCAGCGACTGCGACTGCGATGCGACTGCGACTTCGGTCGTGCGCCGTGCGACTGCGTGACGACAACGTGACGACTGCGGTGGGATGCGACGGGCGGCTCGTCGAGGAGCGCGGATCCGACACGCGCAACGGTGGTCCGACAGCGGGCCGTCGCGCAGCGCATCGCCGAATGGACGGTCGATGCGCGAAATGGTAACGTCGTGCGTACCATCTTCGTCGCGTTGCGCGAACTTAGAGGTCCCGCGCGGATCGCGCAATCCTCACGCACACCGTCGGATGCGTCGCGTCGCACGCGGCGACGCGCGCGCGCGGTGGCGCCCGCGCCGGACGCACGCTCGCCATCCACCCACCATCACCGCGGCGCCGTCGGCGATGCGCCGACGCGGCGCCGCAGCGGAGCAACGGACATGGATCTCGGACTGACGGGCCGCGTCGCGCTGGTCACCGGCGCCTCGAGCGGCCTCGGACTCGCGATCGCGCAGGAGCTGGCCGCGGAGGGCGCGGCGGTCGCAATGGTAGCACGTCGCACCGATCTCCTGCAGCGCGAGGCGGCCGCGCTGGTGGCGCGGACGCACCACCGCGTGCTGCCGCTGGCGGCGGACGTCACCGACGCCGACGCCACCGCGCGCGCGGTCGACGAGGCGGTGGCGACGCTCGGCCCGATCGACATCCTCGTCGCGAACGCCGGCGGCCCGCCGTCGACGACGTTCGCCACGACGACCGACGCGCAGTACCGCGCCGCGCTGGAGCTCAACCTGCTGGCGGCGATCCGGCTCGCGCAGCGCTGCGTGCCGCCGATGCGCGAGCGCCGGTGGGGCCGCGTGATCTTCCTGACGTCGATGGCCGCGAAGCAGCCGCAGCCCGGGCTCCTGCTCTCCAACATGGCGCGCGCGGGGCTGCTGGGCTTCGCGAAGACGCTGGCCACCGAGTGCGCGCCGGACGGCGTGCTGGTGAACACGGTGCTCCCCGGCCACTTCGAGACGGCGCGGGCGCGCGAGCTGGCCGAGATGCGCGCGGCCCGCGACGGGCGGCCGGTGGACGAGCTGCTCGCCGCGCGCACGCAGGCGATCCCCGTCGGGCGATCGGGTGCGCCGCGCGAGATGGCGGCGGTGGTCGCCTTCCTGGCGTCGGAGCGGGCGAGCTTCGTCACGGGGACCGCGCTGCAGGTCGACGGCGGCCAGATCGCGTCGCTGCTGTAGGTGATGGAGCGCGCGTCCCGAGCGCGGCGGCGGCCGCCGGGCTTCCCCTCCCGCCCACTCCCCGGCCACCTTTCGCGCGCGCCGACGGCTGCACCGAGCGGGCGCCCGACACACGAACCGAGTCCACACGGAGCGAGCGCTTGAAGGCGTTGGTGAAAGAGACGGCCGGCCCCGGCTTCGTCCTGCGCGAGGTGCCCGAGCCGAGCATCCGGGACGACGAAGTGCTCATCCAGGTGCGCCGCGCGGGCGTGTGCGGCACCGACGTCCACATCTACGAGTGGGACGACTGGGCGCGCGGCCGCTGTCGGCCGCCGTTCGTCGTCGGCCACGAGTTCGCCGGCGACGTCGTGCAGGTGGGCGCCCTGGTGGAGAACGTGAAGGTCGGCGACCGCGTCACGGCGGAAGGCCACATCGTCGACGGCATGTGCCTGCTGTGCCGCACCGGCAACGCGCACGTCTGCCCGCACACGAAGATCATCGGCGTCGACCGCGACGGCTGCTTCGCCGAGTACATCGCGATGCCGGCGACCAACGTGTGGCACCTGGACGCCAACGTCTCCTACGAGATCGGCGGCATCCACGACCCGATGGGCAACGCCTTCCACACGGCGCTGACGCACACCGAGATCCCCGGCGCCACCGTGCTCGTCACGGGCTGCGGCCCGATCGGCTGCTTCGCGGTCGGCATCTGCAAGGCGGCGGGCGCGTCGCGCATCATCGCCTCCGACGTGAACCCGAAGCGCCTCGAGCTGGCGCGGCGCATGGGCGCGCACGACACGGTGCATCCCTCCGAGGCCGCCACCGCGGTCGAGCGCGCGACGGGCGGCTACGGTGTGGACGTCGTGCTGGAGATGTCGGGCGTGCCGGCGGCGATCCACCAGGCGTTCGCGCTCGTGCGCGTCGGCGGCCGGGTGCAGATGCTCGGCATCCCCGCCAAGCCCATGGAGGTGAACTTCGCCTCCGAGGTGATCTTCAAGGGGATCACGATCTACGGCGTCGTGGGCCGCCGGATGTACGACACCTGGCACCAGATGACCCGCTTCCTGCGCTCGGGCGAGTTCGACCCGACGCCCGTGATCACGCACCGCTTCCCGCTCGAGGGCTTCGACGACGCGATCCACGCGATCAAGAGCGGCGAGGCGGGCAAGGTCGTGTTCGAGATCGCCTGACGCCCAGCCTCCGATGTACGAGAACGACCACGACGACATCCTGACCGCCGCCCGCGCGGGCGACACCGACGAGACGGCGGCGGTCCTCGCGATGGACAACCGCCTGACGCGCGTCACCGACGCCGAAGGGCGCACGCCGCTGCACCTGGCCGCCGCCGGCGGGCACCGCGAGACGGTGGAGCTGCTGCTGCACAACAACGCCGACCCGCAGGCGCGCGACCGCGCCGGCCAGACCGCGCTGGCGCTGGCCGAGCGCGCCGGGCACGCCGACGTCGCGGCCGCGCTCCGCGCCGCGGGCGCGTCCTGACCACCGCCGTCCCCACCATTCCGTGGCCCTCAACCCGACCTTCGTCCAGGACTTCGAGGCGCAGATCGCGCAGCTCAAGGCCGATCGCGTCTACAAGCGCCTGAACCACCTCGACTCGCCCCAGGGGCCGCGCGTGCGGATGGAGGGGCGCGGCGAGGTGGTGATCCTCTCGTCGAACAACTACCTCGGCCTCGCCGACGACCCGGCGGTCGTCGAGGCGGGGCACGAGGGGCTGCGCCGCTACGGCGCGGGCACGGCGAGCGTCCGCTTCATCTGCGGGACGTTCACCGTGCACCGCGAGCTGGAGACGGCGCTCGCCCGCTTCGTCGGCACGGAGGCGGCGCTGTCGTACGTCTCGGCGTGGAACGCCAACGAGGCGCTGACGGCGACGGTCGTCGAGGCGGGCGACTTCGTGATCTCGGACGAGCTGAATCACGCGTCGATCATCGACTCGATCCGGCTCGCGAAGGCGATCAAGAAGTGCACGACCGCCGTCTACAAGCACTCGGACCTGGACGACCTGCGCGCGAAGCTGCGCGCCAACCGCGACGCCAAGCGGAAGCTGATCTGGACCGACGGCGTGTTCTCGATGGAGGGCTCGATCGCGAAGCTGCCGGACATCCTGCAGATCGCCCGCGAGGAGAACGCGGTCGTGGTGATGGACGACTCGCACGCGACGGGCGTCCTCGGCAAGACGGGGCGCGGCACGGCGGAGCACTTCGGCGTGCTGGGCGAGGTGGACGTCATCACGTCGACGCTCGGCAAGGCGCTGGGCGGGGCGGCAGGCGGCTTCATCGCCGGGCCGGCGGCGCTGGTGGACATGATGACGCAGCGCTCGCGCCCGCAGCTGTTCTCGAACGCGCTGCCGCCGACGGTCGCCGCGAGCTCGCTGGCGGCGGTGGAGCTGACGGAGCGCGAGCCGGCGCGCGTGGAGACGCTGCGCGAGAACGCGCGCTACTTCCGCGAGCGCATCATCGAGGCGGGGTTCAAGCCGCTCGCGGGCGAGACGCCGATCATCCCGATCATCGTCGGCGAGACGGCGGCCGCGATCCAGATGAGCGATCTGCTGCTGGACGAGGGCGTGTTCGTGACCGGCTTCGGGTTCCCGGTGGTGCCGCAGGGACAGGCGCGCGTGCGCTGCCAGATCAGCGCGGCGCACACGCGGGACGATCTCGACTTCGCCGTCGCCGCGTTCAAGAAGGTCGGCGCGAAGCTCGGCATCATCTGAGAAACCGCGAAGCGCTGCGTGACGGACGCCGTCGCACCGGCCCCGAACGGCGAACGGCATTGCAAGGATGAAGTTCTGAAAGGATCGGATAACGACGGATGGCTCCGCGTCTGGCGACGTTCCTCGCCGCGACGCGCAGCCATCCGTCGTTGTCCGATCTTCTCAGCTTCCGATCCCTGCTGCGTTTCAGTTTGGGTCCGGAGCGGCGACGCGAGCCACGCGTGACGGAAAGGCAGGTCCCTCGCTCCGCTCGGGACGACACCGAAGGGGCGCGCTCAGTCTCGGAGCTCGACGCGGATGATGAGCCGCTGCCAGCTCTCCACGTCGTCGGAGTGGACCTTGTCGACGACGGCGCCGGCGCGACCGCCCGCGAGCATCCAGGGCGCCAGCCAGACGGCGATCTGGAGCGAGAGGTGGCCGATGACGTCGCCGCCCGGCGCGTGCACGTAGACGGCCGGGATGTCGGCGCCGGGCGGATCGGGCACGAGAATGAGGCGGTCGCCGGCGTGCAGCCGGTGGACGACCGCCGTGCGGTCGCCGAAGACGGTGCCGAGCACCGCGGTGCGGAAGGGCTCGCGGTACGGCGGGGCGGAGGGCATCGGCGCGGGGGGCTCCGGTGATCGGGTCGAGGGAGAGCGGGCGCGGCGTCGCCGGCCCGCGAGGGCGTCAACGCCCGTGCGCGACGAACGGTATACTGAGCGCCCACCTCGGACGGCCCGCCCGGCGCCGCCGGGCGCTCTCCTCTCGGACCGCGATGCCCCGCCCCATGTCCCCCCGCCCCACCCCCGCGCGCCGTCCCGGCGCCGCGCGCGTGCTCACCACGGCGCTCACCTCGGCGCTCACGACGGCGGCCGCCGCGTGCGTGTCGCTCGCCGCCCTGCCCGATGGGGCGACGGCGCAGGCCCGGCGCGCCGCGCCCGCCCCGCGCGCCACGTCGGTCGCCACGCCCAAGGCCCTGCTGGGGCTGGACGTCGGCGCGGACCGCGTGCTGGCGGACTGGGGACAGATCACGCGCTACTTCGCCTCGCTGCCCGGCGCGTCGCCGATGGTGAAGGTGGACACGCTCGGCCGCACCACCCAAGGGCTGCCGCTGATCGTCGCGACCATCTCCTCGCCCGAGAACATTCGCAATCTCGCGACCATCCGCCAGCGCCAGGCGCGACTCGCCGACCCGCGCGGCCTGTCGGCGGAGGAGCAGGCGCGGATCGTCGCGCAGCAGCCGGCGGTGGTGATGATCACCTGCAACATCCACGCGACCGAGATCGCGTCGTCGCAGATGGCGATGGAGCTCGCGCACCGGCTGGTCACCAACGACACGCTGCGCCGCTCGCTGGACGACGTCGTGCTGCTGCTGGTCCCGTCGCTCAATCCCGACGGCCAGCAGATGGTGACCGACTGGTACCGCAGGGGCGTCGGCACGCCGTACGAGGGCGGCCCGCTGCCGTGGCTGTACCACGCGTACGTCGGCCACGACAACAACCGCGACTGGTACATGGCCACCCAGGTGGAGACGCGCCTGGTGACGGACCTGCTCTACCGCCGCTGGTTCCCGGCCGTGTTCTACGACGTGCACCAGCAGGGCAACGAGGGGATGCGCCTCTCGATCCCGCCGCACGTCGACCCGATCAACCCGAACGTGGACCCGCTGATCGTGCGCGGGATCAACCACATCGGGATGGAGATGGCGCTCGCGCTCGAGGAGCGCGGGAAGACGGGCGTCGGCGACGGCGTGACCTACGACCTCTGGTGGCACGGCGGCGCGCGCTCGACGCCGACGCGGCACAACATGGTCGGCCTGCTGACCGAGGCCGCGAGCGTGCGCATCGCGACGCCGATCACGCAGAAGGTGGAGGACCTGCGCGGGCATCCGCGCGGACTGCCGCGCTACGAGCAGAAGGTCAACTTCCCGAGCCCGTGGATGGGCGGGACGTGGCGGCTGCGCGACATCATGGACTACGAGCTGATCGCGGCCGAGGCGCTGGTGCGCATGCTGAGCCAGCAGCGCGACCAGTACGTGCGCAACTTCGCGCAGCTCGGCCGCAAGCAGATCGCGGCCGGCGAGGCGGGCGGCCCGTGGGCGTACGTGATCCCCGCGACGCAGCGCGACCCCGGTGCCGCCGCGCGCCTGGTGGAGGTGCTGCGCATCGGCGGCGTGGAGGTGGAGCGCGCGACCGCGGCGTTCCAGGCGAACGGGAAGTCGTATCCGGCCGGCAGCCACGTCGTGAAGATGGCGCAGCCGTACCGCGCGCACGCGAAGGACCTGCTGGAGGTGCAGCGCTTCCCGAAGATGGAGCGCTTCCCCGGCGGCCCGCAGGAGCGGCCGTACGACGTCGCCGGCTGGACGCTGCCGTTCCAGTTCGGCGTGGCGGTGGACGAGGTCGCGCAGCGCTTCGACGCGCCGACGAGCATGGTGCGCGAGATCGACGTGACGACGCTGCGCGACCGCTGCGGCGCGACCGGCGGCGGCCAGTACCGCGTGCTGGACTCGCGCGACACGCGCAGCTACGCCATCGCGATGGCGGCGCTCGCGCGCGGCGTCCCGATGCGCATCGCGCAGGCGCCGGTGGCGCTGGGCGGCGGAGCGACCGCGGCCGCCGGCTCGTTCGTGCTGGAGCGCGCGGACGACGCGGCCACGCGCGCGTGCACGGAGGGCGGCACAGTGGCGACGCTGCCCGCGGGCCGCACCCTGCGCGCGGCACCGCGCGTCGGGCTGTACAAGCCGTGGACCGGCAACATGGACGAGGGGTGGACGCGCTGGGTGTTCGACCAGCACAAGGTCGCGTACACGAGCGTCACCGACTCGATCATGCGCGCGGGCAACCTGCGCGCGCGCTACGACGTGCTGGTGGTGTCGGACATGGCGCTGCGCGAGGCGGAGCGCGGGCTGGCCGCGAGCGCGGCGCCCGCGCAGTACACGGGCGGGCTGGGCGCGGCGGGCACCGCGGCGCTGAAGGCGTTCGTGGAGGCGGGCGGCACGCTGCTGCTGTTCGACCGCGCGTCCGAGCTCGCGAGCGGCCCGCTCGGCATCCCGGTGCGGCGCATCACGCCGAACGTCGGGCGCGGCGGCGAGGGCGGCGGCGGCGCGGACGCCGACACGGTGCGCGTCGGTGCGCCCGTGCGTGAGCAGCTGTACGCGCCCGGCTCGGTGCTGCGCACGCTCGTCGACACGTCGAGCCCGATCACCGCGGGCATGTCGGACACGACGGCGGTGTACTTCACCAACTCGACGACGCTGGACGTCTCGGGCGTGCCGGGGGCGCGCGTGCTGTCGCGCTATCCGGCGCGCGGGGAGGACATCCTGATGAGCGGCTTCCTCACGGGCGCGTCGCAGATCGCGGGCAAGACCGCGGCGGCCGAGGTGCCGCTGGGACAGGGGCGCGTCGTGATGTTCGGCTTCCGCCCGCAGTACCGCGGGCAGTCGATCGCGACGTTCAAGATGCTGTTCAACGCCATCCTGTCGTCGCCCGCGGCGGACGCGCGGCCGGCAACGTGACGGGTCCGGCGAGGCGCACAACGCTCGCGCTTTAATAGATGTGGGACGAGGGGCGCGGCGTGACGTGGACGCCGCGCCCCTCGTCGTTCGGGCGATTCCCGCGCGCCGTCCCGGATCGCCGGAGACGTCGCGCGCGGGCGTGCCACCCGCCTCGTCGGAGCCAGCATGTCTCGCTGCCCTTCCCCGCTCGCCCGCCTCGCGTCGGCCGTCGTGCTGCTCGCGACGTCCGCCGGCGTCCTCTCGGCGCAGATCCCGGCCGCCGACACCGCGCGGCGCGCCTTCGCCGACTCGTGGTTCTGGGGCGTGAAGGGCGGCGCCGCCCGCTTCGGCACCGTCACCGACGGCTACAAGATCGCGCCGCTGGCCGGCGCCGACTGGCTCATCACGCGCAGGCGCGCGGCGCTGCTGGTGAGCGCGGAGCAGTCGTTCTTCGAGCACACGTCCGCGGTGGCGGAGCCGGGCGTGCCCGGCATGGGCCGCGTCGTCGACCTGAAGGACGCGCGCCGCTACTCGGCGACGGTGCTCGCGGTGCCGGGCATGCTCGGTCCGGTGCGCCCGTACGCGGGCCTGGGCCTCGCCATCGACGTGATGCGCGACGCGTCGCCGCAGGGCGACTTCGAGAGCGCGTCGCACTGGGCGTCGGTGCAGGACGAGATCGACGACGGCTCGAGCAAGGCGTCGGTGCTGCTCGTCGCCGGCGGCCAGGTGCAGTTCGGCCGCGCCGCGGTGTTCCTGCAGGCCAACGCGACGCCCGCGCAGACGCGATCGCTGTGGAACCGCGGCGGCGTCGCGCAGCTCGAGGCGGGCTTCCGCTTCAACGTCGCGCCGTCGCGCGAGTACTGAGGCGCGCGTTCCCGCGCCGTCAGCACACGCTCAGTACGGCGTGCGCGGGAACGCCTTCGGCGTGCGTGAGACCCACGCGCTGCCAGCCACGAGATAGCGCAGCGGCCACTCGGCCGCGCGCGTGATGCCGATGCGCGGGGTGACGATCACCGCCGCATCGGCGATGGGGGCGCCGGCGCGCAGCGTCAGCGCCCCTGCTGCGTTCGGTGCGCCGTCGAGCCGCACGCCGTCCAGCCGACCGTCGATGCCGAGCGCTTCGGCGAGCTTGCCGGGACCGTTGGTGAGATCGCGGTCCGCGGGCACGCTGCCCGTGCGCACGGACCGACGCCGCCGCATCAGCTGCACGCCCTCTATTGGCTCGAGCGCGCGCACGAGCACCGCGCTGCCGAAGCCCTCGGGCAGCGTGACCGCGTTGAAGCACCAGTGCATGCCGTAGATGCGGTAGACGTAGGCGACGCCCGGCGCGCCGTGCAGGAACCAGGTGCGGGCGGTGCGCCCCGCCACCGCGTGACACGCCGGATCGTGCGGGCCGAGATAGGCCTCCGTCTCGACGATGCGTCCGCTGGCGACGCCGTCGGCGGTGCGACACTGGAGCACCGCGCCGAGCAGCTCGCGCGCGACGAGGCGCGGATCGCGGTCGTAGAACGCGTCGGGATAGGGCGAGCCGGGAGGCACCGCCGGAAACGCCCCGGCGCCCCCTTCCTCGATCGCGGGACGGGCCGCGACGTGGGACGGGGGCGCCGGAGCGCCGTCGGCGACGCCGTGCGGGCGGCCGGCGTTCCGGCCCCCCGCGCGACGTCCCGGGGTCATGCGCCGCGCTTCGCGGCCGTCTTGCGCGCGCCGCCGCGCTTCGCGGCCGTCCTGGCCGCGGGCGCGGGAGCCGCCGCCGCCGGAGCCGGAGCCGGCGCAGCCGTCTTGGCCGCGCCGCGCGCCGGCGCCTTGGCCGTCGTCTTCGTGGCGGTCTTGGCGGGCGTCTTGGCCGCGGTCTTGGCGCCCCCACGGCCACCACCGCGCGCCGGAGCGGCCGGCGCCGGAGCGGCAGCGGGAGCGGGTGCCGTCGGCGCTGGAGCCGGGGCCGGAGCCGGGGCCGGGGCCGGAGCCGCCGTCTTGGCCGCCGGGGCACCCTCGCCCCGGCCGCCGCGACCGCGGCCACGGCCACCACGGCCGCGCCCACCGCGCGACGGCGCGGCCTCCGCCTCACCCGCGGCCTCGTCGGCCGGGGCGGACGACGTCTCACCAGCCGCCGGGATCGCCACCGTCGCCGCTGCGGCCGGCACCGGGGGCAGCGCCTCCGTCACCGGCATCACCGGCGAGACGACGCCGACGGACAGCAGCTCCGGCGGCGGTGCGCCGCGGCCGGCCGGACCGCGCCCACGACGCGGCGGCTGGGCCGGTGCGGCGGGGGTCGCCGGGGCGGCGGGAGCCGACGGCGCAGATGGCGCCGCGGCCTGTGCCGCGGCCTGTGCCGCGGCCTGTGCCGCGGCGGCCACGGGCAGGACGAGCGGGATCTCCGCCGGCACCACCGGGGCGCTGGCGGCAGGAGCGGCAGGAGCGGCGGGAGCGGCCGCGCCGACGACGCCGATCGACAGCAGCTCCGGCGGCGGCGCGGCACGCCCACCGCGCGCGGGACCGCGACCGCCACCACCGCGCGGCCCCATGCCGCGCGGGCCGGGCGCCGCCGCCGTCGACGGCTCGGCCGCCTGTGCGGCGGCTGCCGCGCGGTTCAGCTGATCGGCCACCGAGTCGGCCTCCGCGGCGCGCGACAGCTCGTAGTCGTCGCCGCGCTTGCGCAGGTCGACGAGGTTCGCGTCGTGGGCGTCCTGCAGGATGCGCACGAACATGCGCTCGGTCAGCGACTCGCTGTCGCGGCCGAGGAGCTCGAAGGCACGCACGCGGACCTCGCGCGAGGAGACGCTGTCGCCCTCGTCGCGGGTGAGCGACTCGACGGCGCGGCGCACGAGGTCGAACGCCTCGGCGCGCGTCAGCCGCTCGCCGCTGGCGCCGATCGCGAACGCCGCGGGCTTCGCGGGGCGCGCCGGCGCGGGCTCGCGCTCCACCGGCAGCTCGAGCAGCGGCGTCTCGATCGCGCCGTCGCCGCCCTCCTCGCCCTCGTCGCGGCGCGGGCCGCGCTCGAAGTCGCGCCCACGCCCACGCCCACGCCCGCGGCCACGGCGACCACGGTCGCGATCCGCGCGCTCGGCGGCGCGATCGGC is part of the Roseisolibacter agri genome and encodes:
- a CDS encoding glycine C-acetyltransferase → MALNPTFVQDFEAQIAQLKADRVYKRLNHLDSPQGPRVRMEGRGEVVILSSNNYLGLADDPAVVEAGHEGLRRYGAGTASVRFICGTFTVHRELETALARFVGTEAALSYVSAWNANEALTATVVEAGDFVISDELNHASIIDSIRLAKAIKKCTTAVYKHSDLDDLRAKLRANRDAKRKLIWTDGVFSMEGSIAKLPDILQIAREENAVVVMDDSHATGVLGKTGRGTAEHFGVLGEVDVITSTLGKALGGAAGGFIAGPAALVDMMTQRSRPQLFSNALPPTVAASSLAAVELTEREPARVETLRENARYFRERIIEAGFKPLAGETPIIPIIVGETAAAIQMSDLLLDEGVFVTGFGFPVVPQGQARVRCQISAAHTRDDLDFAVAAFKKVGAKLGII
- the tdh gene encoding L-threonine 3-dehydrogenase, whose protein sequence is MKETAGPGFVLREVPEPSIRDDEVLIQVRRAGVCGTDVHIYEWDDWARGRCRPPFVVGHEFAGDVVQVGALVENVKVGDRVTAEGHIVDGMCLLCRTGNAHVCPHTKIIGVDRDGCFAEYIAMPATNVWHLDANVSYEIGGIHDPMGNAFHTALTHTEIPGATVLVTGCGPIGCFAVGICKAAGASRIIASDVNPKRLELARRMGAHDTVHPSEAATAVERATGGYGVDVVLEMSGVPAAIHQAFALVRVGGRVQMLGIPAKPMEVNFASEVIFKGITIYGVVGRRMYDTWHQMTRFLRSGEFDPTPVITHRFPLEGFDDAIHAIKSGEAGKVVFEIA
- a CDS encoding NYN domain-containing protein, which gives rise to MSSRFQRPPQRGAVAPIHRGPQALPPGTSASPGGYYNMHAPNAALLIDFDNVTMGIQKDMQSELRNLLSSDIIKGKVSVQRAYADWRRYPGYIVPLTEASIDLIFAPAYGSAKKNATDIRLAIDAMELVFTRPEIGTFILLSGDSDFSSLVIKLKEYGKYVIGVGIRESSSDLLVQNCDEYYSYNALAGLVKTGEEETVRWDPWELVVEAIGRMVKNGDVMRADRLKQVMQDVDPSFDEKDLGMSKFSRFVHEAEKRGLLTLTKQENGQYEIGQTRPPASQAAAPVAEPADRAAERADRDRGRRGRGRGRGRGRDFERGPRRDEGEEGGDGAIETPLLELPVEREPAPARPAKPAAFAIGASGERLTRAEAFDLVRRAVESLTRDEGDSVSSREVRVRAFELLGRDSESLTERMFVRILQDAHDANLVDLRKRGDDYELSRAAEADSVADQLNRAAAAAQAAEPSTAAAPGPRGMGPRGGGGRGPARGGRAAPPPELLSIGVVGAAAPAAPAAPAASAPVVPAEIPLVLPVAAAAQAAAQAAAQAAAPSAPSAPAAPATPAAPAQPPRRGRGPAGRGAPPPELLSVGVVSPVMPVTEALPPVPAAAATVAIPAAGETSSAPADEAAGEAEAAPSRGGRGRGGRGRGRGGRGEGAPAAKTAAPAPAPAPAPAPAPTAPAPAAAPAPAAPARGGGRGGAKTAAKTPAKTATKTTAKAPARGAAKTAAPAPAPAAAAPAPAARTAAKRGGARKTAAKRGA
- a CDS encoding DNA-3-methyladenine glycosylase; amino-acid sequence: MPPGSPYPDAFYDRDPRLVARELLGAVLQCRTADGVASGRIVETEAYLGPHDPACHAVAGRTARTWFLHGAPGVAYVYRIYGMHWCFNAVTLPEGFGSAVLVRALEPIEGVQLMRRRRSVRTGSVPADRDLTNGPGKLAEALGIDGRLDGVRLDGAPNAAGALTLRAGAPIADAAVIVTPRIGITRAAEWPLRYLVAGSAWVSRTPKAFPRTPY
- a CDS encoding M14 family metallopeptidase; the encoded protein is MSPRPTPARRPGAARVLTTALTSALTTAAAACVSLAALPDGATAQARRAAPAPRATSVATPKALLGLDVGADRVLADWGQITRYFASLPGASPMVKVDTLGRTTQGLPLIVATISSPENIRNLATIRQRQARLADPRGLSAEEQARIVAQQPAVVMITCNIHATEIASSQMAMELAHRLVTNDTLRRSLDDVVLLLVPSLNPDGQQMVTDWYRRGVGTPYEGGPLPWLYHAYVGHDNNRDWYMATQVETRLVTDLLYRRWFPAVFYDVHQQGNEGMRLSIPPHVDPINPNVDPLIVRGINHIGMEMALALEERGKTGVGDGVTYDLWWHGGARSTPTRHNMVGLLTEAASVRIATPITQKVEDLRGHPRGLPRYEQKVNFPSPWMGGTWRLRDIMDYELIAAEALVRMLSQQRDQYVRNFAQLGRKQIAAGEAGGPWAYVIPATQRDPGAAARLVEVLRIGGVEVERATAAFQANGKSYPAGSHVVKMAQPYRAHAKDLLEVQRFPKMERFPGGPQERPYDVAGWTLPFQFGVAVDEVAQRFDAPTSMVREIDVTTLRDRCGATGGGQYRVLDSRDTRSYAIAMAALARGVPMRIAQAPVALGGGATAAAGSFVLERADDAATRACTEGGTVATLPAGRTLRAAPRVGLYKPWTGNMDEGWTRWVFDQHKVAYTSVTDSIMRAGNLRARYDVLVVSDMALREAERGLAASAAPAQYTGGLGAAGTAALKAFVEAGGTLLLFDRASELASGPLGIPVRRITPNVGRGGEGGGGADADTVRVGAPVREQLYAPGSVLRTLVDTSSPITAGMSDTTAVYFTNSTTLDVSGVPGARVLSRYPARGEDILMSGFLTGASQIAGKTAAAEVPLGQGRVVMFGFRPQYRGQSIATFKMLFNAILSSPAADARPAT
- a CDS encoding SDR family oxidoreductase, which encodes MDLGLTGRVALVTGASSGLGLAIAQELAAEGAAVAMVARRTDLLQREAAALVARTHHRVLPLAADVTDADATARAVDEAVATLGPIDILVANAGGPPSTTFATTTDAQYRAALELNLLAAIRLAQRCVPPMRERRWGRVIFLTSMAAKQPQPGLLLSNMARAGLLGFAKTLATECAPDGVLVNTVLPGHFETARARELAEMRAARDGRPVDELLAARTQAIPVGRSGAPREMAAVVAFLASERASFVTGTALQVDGGQIASLL
- a CDS encoding ankyrin repeat domain-containing protein gives rise to the protein MYENDHDDILTAARAGDTDETAAVLAMDNRLTRVTDAEGRTPLHLAAAGGHRETVELLLHNNADPQARDRAGQTALALAERAGHADVAAALRAAGAS